TCACTACCGCCCACCTAAAAGCGAAACACCTGAAACGGACCTTTAGAATTCTTAGATTCTGTGATCTATTTAACTTAAGGCGAAAATTTTGATCAGACCATTCGATAATTGGATGACGAATCAGTGGATGCGGTGTATACAAAACCAGCCCACGATAAGCCTATGCCGCTAACAAATTACACTAATAAATGCTAGATTGGGTGCGAGATGAAACTAGCACAATCCTCAAAACGAATTGGATGGCTGATATATGATAAGAATTATACCCTGTCGAAAAAACGTGTTTTATAATGAAAGCGGTTATTCTCGCTGCGGGTGAGGGATCAAGACTCAGACCCCTCACTAACCGTCGCCCAAAACCGATGCTCCCGATTGGGAACAAACCATTGCTCGAATCTGTCGTTGAGGCAGTTTCCGCAGCGGGTGTCAATGAAATCATCCTTGTCGTTGGATACCAACGTGAGCGAATTCAAAACCACTTTGGCGATGGTGACCGCTGGAATGTGGATATTACATATGCTGTTCAGGAGAAACAAATCGGCACCGGCCACGCCCTCCTCCAAGCTGAACCTTTCATCGAATCTGATTTCATCACGTTGAATGGCGACCGCCATATCGAATCACGTGTTGTTGAAGACCTGATTGACGAACGCAGAGAAACCGAGCAATCGTGTCTTGCCGTGACGCGCGTTGAAACCCCAAACAGATTCGGTGTAGTTGAGCTAGATGGTCAAATCGTTACTGACCTCATTGAAAAGCCAAACCGAGGAGCGACCTCATCAAGACAGATTAATGCTGGTGTCTACGCATTTGGTCCAGAAATCTTCTCGGCAATTCGCGATACTGAGAGCTACGGCGAGCAAGAATTGACGACTACGCTTCAGACACAATCCGCAATTCGTCCACTTCGTGCTGTCCAATGTAGCGGCATTTGGGGAGATGTGTCCTATCCATGGGACCTTCTCTGGCTCAACAACTATATTTTGGACCAACAACGATCCACTGATGGCTCTGAAATTCCGGAGTCTGTTTACATCGCATCGAACGCTGCTGTACACGATGATGTGGTGTTAGATGAGGACGTATCTATCCAGTCAGGTGCAGCTGTTTTTCGGGGTACGTCACTTGGCGAGAATGTCTCAGTCGGCGCGAATGCCGTTATCGAAGATGCTGTTGTTTTTCCTGATGCCACCATTCGCCCGGGTGCAGTCATCCGAAACTGTGTAATCGGAGCAAATGCTACCATCGGAGTAAATACCACCATCGAAGGAGGTAGTGTCGATGTCACACTTGATGGTCAAGTCCATCATGATGTGGTGTTCGGTGGGCTCATTGGTGACAACGCCCGTCTTGGAGGAAATGTTACAATAAATCCAGGAACCATTATCGGTGAGAGTGTGACTGCGGATAGCGGAACAGTAGTTAGTGGACAAATTGCAGACAACGCGTTTATACAACGAGGCTAATTCATGTGTGGAATAACAGGCTATGTCGGCGACGGTGATTGTTCAGCGATTGTTACAAAGAGCTTGAAGAATTTAGAGTATCGTGGGTATGACTCAGCAGGTATTGCCCTCCTTGATGACGTTCTTCACATCCATAAACAAAGCGGGCAAATAGACGATTTGACGGTTCCATCAATACCAAATGCTTCCTGTGGAATTGGCCATACACGCTGGAGTACGCATGGGGCGCCCACGGACGCAAACGCTCACCCCCATTCAGATTGCACGGAACAAGTTGCAGTCGTCCATAACGGCATTATCGATAATTACGAGACCTTCAAACAGGAGCTTCGTGATTCTCACACGTTTACGAGTGAGACTGACACAGAAGTCATTGCACATCTTATTGAAGACGAACTCAAAAACGGGGTCCAACTTCGAGATGCTGTCGAAAATGTTGTTTCGATGCTCAGTGGAAGCTTCGCAATTGCAGTCACTGCTGTTGGCTTTGATGGGATCATTGCTGCCCGCCAAGATAGTCCGCTCGTCATCGGCCATGCTGCGGATGCAACCTTTCTTGGGAGTGACGTCACGGCGTTCATTGAACACACTCAGACGGTTACCTTCCTGGAAGATGGTGACATCGCGCACATCAAAGCAGACAGCGTGACAATCGCAAATGGTGATGAGCATGTTGAACGTGAGAAACAAACTGTGGAGTGGAACGCTGATGCCGCCGAAAAAGGTGGGTATGATCACTATATGCGCAAAGAAATCCATGAACAGCCACACGCAGTCCGTCAAGCTCTTTCTGGTCGTATTAATGAACTTTCTGGAACGGTTGATTTAGATCTAGATCTATCAGAAGAGTACTGCAAATCAATCGATGAGATCCAGATAATTGCCTGTGGAACGTCCTACTACGCTGGTCTCTACGCCGCCGAATTATTAGAGCAACATGCAGACATCCGTGTTTCGGTTCATATTGCGAGCGAATATGAGTTCCGTGCGAATCGTGATCCGTGGCGAACATTGGTGATTGCAGTTACTCAAAGTGGTGAAACTGCTGATACATTACGTGCACTCAGAAAGGCAGATGGCGCAGGTGCACGGACAATTGCGGTGACAAACACGGTCGGGTCGACGATGGCTCGTGAAGCCAACGATACGGTGTATATCCGATCTGGCCCTGAGATTGGAGTAGCAGCAACCAAAACATTTGCCTCACAGGTGATAACACTCACACTTCTAACTGTCTACCTCGGTCGACAACGCAATTCACTTGCATCAAGCCAGGCATCCACCATACTAAAGGAGTTATCTGCTGTTCCAGGTGCGATCCAACAAGTGCTTGATGCGGAATCTACAGTACGTGAAACAGCAGAAGAGTTCGCGAACAGCGATGCATTCTTTTTCATCGGTCGGCGATACGGTCATCCAGTTTCGTTAGAAGGGGCATTGAAACTCAAAGAGATTTCTTATGACCATGCAGAAGGGTTTGCTGGCGGAGAGCTCAAACATGGACCATTGGCACTTGTTACAGAGAATACTCCCGTTCTCGCCATTTTGACCGAAGGCACGAATGCTGAAGACACATTACATAACGTCAAAGAAGTCGAATCGCGAGGTGCCCCCGTGATTGGTGTCACATCAGAGATAGATCCGAATCCAGTATTCGATATTACGTTCAGGGTTCCAGAAGTGGGTTTAATGGAACCCGTTGTCGCAAACGTATATCTGCAATTGTTTGCGTATCATGTTGCGGATCAAAAAGACCGATCCATCGATAAGCCCCGAAATCTCGCGAAAAGCGTTACTGTCGAGTAGCTCGATTGCTTATTTAGTATAATTAACGCCAAATTAGCCGATTTTCAGCCGTCAATCATTGTTGTCCGATAATAGTGTTCAAGGGAAAATCCATTATTCACGTCGATGCAGTGGACACGGTCTGCCCGGAAATGGAACAACGCATTGGCACATTGAGCCAGACTCGGAGTCAGTTCGTCCACAGATAGGTTGTCCAAGCTCATTTGTGGGTGTGGTATTTCGAGCCATATTTTATTCGTACCAGGTGTGCTGATATATGTATTTTTGCATTATATTGGTATATGTCTGACATGCGTCTCACCATGGTATTATTATGGTCTATTTATAATGTTCTTTAATCAGACTTATTTCCTATAATGCATAACCTAATCCCATATAGATGTAATTCATGCTACAAAAGATGATAGAATAAATAGCAACGTGTTTTATCGTCTATTTATACTGTTCGCAAACCGACTCCAATCCATCGCGAAGTGTTATTTTAGGCTCCCAACCAGTTGCTGCGTTGATTTCGGAATAGTCCGCCATTGTGTCATGGACATACACGGAATCGGGAATTGGGTTTTCGATGTACTCTGGTTCAATATCTGTATCAAGTTCCTCGTTGAGCAACTCGACAAGATCGTTGAACGAGATCTGTTCTCCCGTACCGAGGTTGTAAATACCGGTTAGTTGATTCTCTGCTGCGAGGACAAGCCCTCGTACGATATCGTCGACGTGAGTAAAGTCACGCGTTTGTGTTCCGTCTCCAAATAGAACAGGTGCCTCACCTTTCGCCATGTCGTCAGCAAATTGGGCGATGACATTCGCATATTCTTTTTTGT
The Haladaptatus caseinilyticus DNA segment above includes these coding regions:
- a CDS encoding sugar phosphate nucleotidyltransferase produces the protein MKAVILAAGEGSRLRPLTNRRPKPMLPIGNKPLLESVVEAVSAAGVNEIILVVGYQRERIQNHFGDGDRWNVDITYAVQEKQIGTGHALLQAEPFIESDFITLNGDRHIESRVVEDLIDERRETEQSCLAVTRVETPNRFGVVELDGQIVTDLIEKPNRGATSSRQINAGVYAFGPEIFSAIRDTESYGEQELTTTLQTQSAIRPLRAVQCSGIWGDVSYPWDLLWLNNYILDQQRSTDGSEIPESVYIASNAAVHDDVVLDEDVSIQSGAAVFRGTSLGENVSVGANAVIEDAVVFPDATIRPGAVIRNCVIGANATIGVNTTIEGGSVDVTLDGQVHHDVVFGGLIGDNARLGGNVTINPGTIIGESVTADSGTVVSGQIADNAFIQRG
- the glmS gene encoding glutamine--fructose-6-phosphate transaminase (isomerizing) is translated as MCGITGYVGDGDCSAIVTKSLKNLEYRGYDSAGIALLDDVLHIHKQSGQIDDLTVPSIPNASCGIGHTRWSTHGAPTDANAHPHSDCTEQVAVVHNGIIDNYETFKQELRDSHTFTSETDTEVIAHLIEDELKNGVQLRDAVENVVSMLSGSFAIAVTAVGFDGIIAARQDSPLVIGHAADATFLGSDVTAFIEHTQTVTFLEDGDIAHIKADSVTIANGDEHVEREKQTVEWNADAAEKGGYDHYMRKEIHEQPHAVRQALSGRINELSGTVDLDLDLSEEYCKSIDEIQIIACGTSYYAGLYAAELLEQHADIRVSVHIASEYEFRANRDPWRTLVIAVTQSGETADTLRALRKADGAGARTIAVTNTVGSTMAREANDTVYIRSGPEIGVAATKTFASQVITLTLLTVYLGRQRNSLASSQASTILKELSAVPGAIQQVLDAESTVRETAEEFANSDAFFFIGRRYGHPVSLEGALKLKEISYDHAEGFAGGELKHGPLALVTENTPVLAILTEGTNAEDTLHNVKEVESRGAPVIGVTSEIDPNPVFDITFRVPEVGLMEPVVANVYLQLFAYHVADQKDRSIDKPRNLAKSVTVE